A stretch of Longimicrobium terrae DNA encodes these proteins:
- a CDS encoding class I SAM-dependent methyltransferase: MDDAALWETVPECGVCRSTAWRAAGAVCGRRFAACSRCGVVRLYDRVAENRLHLLYAGYYPGADPSPAELDRQLANPTFAHRLARLEASVNAGRRRIFEIGCGDGNFLAFLRRAGWAVGGSEFDARTAEMVLRRHGIRLFTGDISGGETPDGAPFPVIAAYHVLEHVYHPAQWLRAVRRLLDVGGVLHLQVPNHASLTRRLTGAAWASLMFPQHVYFYTPRTLAELLRREGFAVESATTWDPWHGPGTVAGSALNAVHRLRTGRIPWTDALPGNDLVDGGAEDGRASRRSAMPVDPSAQNAMPVRRPRLARRVVDALAAPLARAEAAAGMGAVVDVLARVA, encoded by the coding sequence ATGGACGACGCCGCGCTCTGGGAGACCGTCCCGGAGTGCGGCGTCTGCCGTTCCACCGCGTGGCGCGCCGCCGGCGCGGTGTGCGGGCGCCGCTTTGCCGCGTGTTCGCGGTGCGGCGTGGTGCGCCTGTACGACCGCGTGGCGGAGAACCGGCTCCATCTCCTGTACGCCGGCTACTATCCCGGCGCGGACCCGTCTCCGGCGGAACTGGACCGGCAGCTCGCCAATCCCACGTTCGCGCATCGCCTCGCCCGGCTGGAGGCGTCGGTGAATGCGGGGCGGCGGCGGATCTTTGAGATCGGCTGCGGGGACGGAAACTTTCTCGCGTTCCTCCGCCGCGCGGGATGGGCGGTGGGCGGATCGGAGTTCGACGCGCGAACGGCGGAAATGGTGCTGCGCCGGCACGGCATCCGCCTGTTCACCGGCGACATTTCGGGCGGAGAGACGCCGGACGGAGCTCCGTTTCCCGTGATCGCCGCGTATCACGTGCTGGAGCACGTCTACCATCCCGCGCAGTGGCTGCGCGCGGTGCGTCGGCTGCTGGATGTGGGCGGCGTGCTGCACCTGCAGGTGCCCAACCACGCCTCGCTCACCCGGCGGCTGACCGGCGCGGCGTGGGCGTCGCTTATGTTTCCGCAGCATGTGTACTTCTACACGCCGCGCACGCTGGCGGAGCTTCTGCGGCGCGAAGGGTTCGCCGTTGAATCCGCCACAACGTGGGACCCGTGGCACGGCCCGGGAACGGTGGCCGGCTCCGCGCTGAACGCCGTGCACCGCCTGCGCACCGGCCGCATCCCGTGGACCGACGCGCTTCCGGGCAACGACTTGGTGGACGGCGGCGCGGAGGACGGTCGCGCATCCAGGCGGTCCGCCATGCCGGTGGATCCGTCCGCGCAGAACGCGATGCCCGTGCGGCGCCCTCGCCTGGCGCGGCGGGTGGTGGACGCGCTGGCGGCGCCGCTGGCCCGCGCGGAGGCGGCGGCGGGGATGGGCGCGGTGGTGGATGTGCTCGCGCGCGTGGCGTAG